In one window of Flexistipes sp. DNA:
- a CDS encoding helix-turn-helix domain-containing protein: MLIYIDVDKLQILSNTKQRLISSNRCEMDDVDINIGGRVKKLRNDRNLTLQDVANFTGFSKALISQIENNVVMPPISTLSKIAKVLNVKMTYFFEEEIDYSDYYIVRKNERKFVFKEGAKHGYLYEELAHIKNNDIFETFIVTIKPGTSEKKLFSHEGYEFMFLSEGGISLYLNNEKIILKEGDSIAFNSKIPHYAESISGDSSKILSVRMKGQDIKEVIRKAAKA, translated from the coding sequence TTGCTAATTTATATTGATGTTGACAAACTTCAAATTTTAAGCAATACTAAACAAAGATTAATATCTTCAAACAGGTGCGAAATGGATGATGTAGATATCAATATCGGCGGAAGAGTAAAAAAACTAAGAAATGACCGAAACCTTACCCTTCAGGATGTTGCAAATTTCACCGGCTTTTCTAAAGCATTAATTTCTCAGATAGAAAACAATGTGGTAATGCCTCCGATAAGTACATTATCCAAAATTGCAAAAGTGCTCAATGTGAAAATGACTTATTTTTTTGAAGAAGAAATCGATTACAGTGACTATTATATTGTTCGAAAGAATGAGCGTAAATTTGTTTTTAAAGAAGGGGCAAAGCACGGTTACTTATACGAAGAGCTGGCTCATATAAAAAATAACGATATATTTGAGACCTTTATTGTAACGATAAAGCCCGGTACGAGTGAAAAGAAGCTGTTCAGTCATGAGGGCTATGAGTTTATGTTTCTTTCTGAGGGGGGTATAAGTCTTTATCTAAATAATGAAAAAATTATCCTTAAAGAAGGGGATTCCATAGCTTTTAACTCAAAAATACCCCACTATGCAGAAAGTATTTCAGGAGATTCCTCGAAAATTTTAAGTGTAAGAATGAAGGGGCAGGATATTAAAGAAGTCATAAGAAAAGCAGCTAAAGCTTAG
- a CDS encoding gamma carbonic anhydrase family protein, with amino-acid sequence MENVYKRLKKNLLLPETVFTADNSVLLGDLKIGEHTSIWYNVVIRADVESITIGECCNIQDGTVIHVTKDKHATNLGNYVSVGHNATLHGCTIGNSVLVGIGAIILDGVVLEGNNLVAAGSLLPPGKKYPKNTLIKGSPAKVARELSEKEISDIKANALRYTQYKEIYLNLENT; translated from the coding sequence ATGGAAAATGTTTATAAAAGACTGAAAAAAAATTTGCTTTTACCAGAAACGGTTTTTACTGCAGACAATTCTGTTTTACTTGGTGATTTAAAAATCGGTGAACATACGAGCATTTGGTATAATGTTGTTATCAGAGCAGATGTGGAAAGCATAACCATTGGAGAATGTTGCAATATCCAGGACGGTACAGTAATCCATGTAACAAAAGATAAGCATGCAACAAATTTGGGAAATTATGTCTCAGTAGGTCATAATGCAACATTACACGGTTGTACCATAGGAAATAGCGTCCTGGTGGGAATAGGTGCAATAATTCTCGACGGAGTTGTTCTTGAGGGTAACAACCTGGTTGCAGCCGGCTCTCTGCTGCCCCCCGGGAAAAAATATCCAAAAAATACCCTTATAAAAGGAAGTCCGGCAAAGGTTGCAAGAGAGCTTAGTGAAAAAGAAATTTCCGACATAAAAGCTAATGCATTAAGATACACACAATATAAAGAAATTTATTTAAACCTTGAAAATACCTGA
- a CDS encoding sensor histidine kinase: MEKSQGNKLTFINSKFFLFVVVFEVLILFLLINNQLFPLYLAFLTAQFLFTTAVCAKKLHYMKTETQKCLSNYHKRISEDERYIYELQKENKILKKEKEQSSELNHRQNSLTTEQENLFSIMAHELRNPLNSVIGFSSIMLNEEYKIDKNELKEIIYIIHNSSRKLLCLIDNIIHISTDKYTLTSLSSDYCDISHVLQAVSSIAKGLTKRCENISFKENIHDNLPEAYADERVLGKVLSDIIEHIISYSENGEIVLKTVVEKNYLNIQVSSNSVSERLKDAFLPFIDEEAEDREKKKFSSAEASGLTKFEFVKYSLSKMDALISTDTYSGDQAALAIKLKIKG; encoded by the coding sequence ATGGAAAAAAGTCAAGGAAATAAGTTAACTTTTATCAACTCAAAGTTCTTTTTATTCGTAGTAGTTTTTGAAGTTTTAATCCTATTTCTTTTAATCAATAATCAATTATTTCCCTTGTATCTGGCATTTCTCACCGCCCAGTTTTTGTTTACAACGGCTGTTTGCGCAAAAAAACTGCACTACATGAAAACAGAAACCCAAAAGTGTTTATCTAACTATCATAAAAGAATAAGTGAAGATGAACGGTATATTTATGAACTGCAAAAGGAAAATAAAATTTTAAAAAAAGAGAAGGAACAATCATCCGAGCTCAACCACAGACAGAATAGTTTAACAACGGAGCAAGAGAATCTTTTTTCAATTATGGCTCATGAGCTCAGAAATCCCCTAAACTCAGTGATAGGTTTCTCCTCAATTATGCTGAACGAAGAATATAAAATTGATAAAAATGAGTTAAAAGAAATAATTTATATCATACACAATTCCAGCAGGAAACTGCTATGCCTGATTGACAATATAATTCACATTAGCACAGATAAATACACTTTAACGTCCCTGTCTTCTGATTATTGTGATATCTCACATGTATTACAGGCAGTTTCATCTATTGCCAAAGGATTAACGAAAAGATGTGAGAATATTTCATTCAAAGAAAATATCCATGATAATCTCCCGGAAGCTTACGCTGATGAGAGAGTTTTAGGCAAAGTACTTTCAGATATTATTGAACACATTATTTCTTATTCCGAAAACGGGGAAATTGTACTGAAAACCGTTGTTGAAAAAAACTATCTGAACATTCAAGTCAGCAGCAATTCAGTCTCAGAAAGATTAAAAGATGCTTTCCTTCCTTTTATTGACGAAGAAGCTGAAGACAGAGAAAAGAAGAAATTTTCATCAGCAGAAGCAAGTGGTTTGACAAAATTTGAATTCGTAAAGTACAGTTTAAGCAAAATGGACGCTTTAATTTCCACTGATACCTACAGCGGCGATCAGGCAGCTTTGGCAATAAAACTAAAAATAAAAGGATAA
- a CDS encoding helix-turn-helix domain-containing protein, with amino-acid sequence MSYGSKLREMRKKLGMTLEDISQKTGFTKSFISQIENGKNSPSISSLKKICYALGTTISELFEDERNIVHTFDKKDYKVLKNKTMSITFFANKMINRKMEPLLIEIDPYSETGTDFYRHTGEEFGYVFEGTMTVVIGNEEHVLSEGDAIYFSSNLPHKLKNKTDRMTRAFWVGTPPSF; translated from the coding sequence ATGAGTTATGGGTCAAAATTAAGGGAAATGCGGAAGAAACTGGGGATGACACTGGAGGATATTTCACAGAAAACCGGTTTCACAAAAAGTTTTATAAGCCAGATAGAAAATGGCAAGAACTCACCTTCAATCTCCTCTCTGAAGAAGATCTGCTATGCTTTGGGAACGACTATAAGCGAGCTTTTTGAAGATGAGAGAAATATTGTTCACACTTTTGATAAAAAGGATTATAAAGTTCTCAAAAATAAAACCATGAGTATCACCTTCTTTGCAAATAAAATGATTAACAGAAAGATGGAACCATTGCTAATCGAGATTGATCCGTATTCGGAAACGGGAACGGATTTTTACCGGCATACCGGTGAAGAGTTCGGCTATGTTTTTGAAGGCACTATGACAGTTGTTATCGGAAATGAGGAGCATGTCTTGTCAGAAGGAGATGCAATATATTTCAGTTCCAACCTTCCCCATAAGTTAAAAAACAAAACAGACCGTATGACTAGGGCTTTCTGGGTTGGAACTCCCCCAAGCTTCTGA
- the panB gene encoding 3-methyl-2-oxobutanoate hydroxymethyltransferase → MSKYSEVKKITVSHFKKMKAEGEKISCLTGYDYTSAKILDEAGIDLVLVGDSLGMVMNGYENTLPVTVDEIIYHTKAVKRGLKRAFLVADMPFGTYHSNIDDAVKNCVDVIKTSGAEAVKLEGGREIIPIIEKLTSSGINVMGHLGLMPQHVHTMGGFKVQGKNGYESILQDAIALQEAGVFSIVLEGIIDSAAEEITKNVDVPTIGIGAGKYCDGQILVYHDVFGMFDDFVPKFVKKYADTKSVLLDAAKQYIKEVKSSDFPDDEHSFKAKK, encoded by the coding sequence GTGAGCAAATATTCTGAGGTTAAAAAAATTACCGTTTCCCATTTTAAGAAAATGAAAGCTGAAGGGGAGAAAATCTCCTGCTTAACCGGGTATGACTATACATCTGCAAAGATTCTTGATGAAGCAGGCATCGATCTGGTCCTTGTGGGTGACTCCCTCGGGATGGTTATGAACGGGTATGAAAATACACTGCCAGTAACAGTCGATGAAATCATATATCATACAAAAGCCGTTAAAAGAGGATTGAAAAGAGCTTTTTTAGTGGCGGACATGCCTTTCGGTACCTATCATTCAAATATTGATGATGCTGTTAAAAACTGTGTGGATGTTATAAAAACTTCCGGTGCAGAAGCCGTAAAATTGGAAGGAGGAAGGGAGATAATCCCTATAATCGAAAAACTTACATCTTCCGGAATAAACGTAATGGGTCATCTGGGCCTTATGCCTCAGCATGTTCATACAATGGGTGGTTTTAAGGTGCAGGGTAAAAACGGATATGAAAGTATCCTTCAGGATGCCATTGCACTCCAGGAAGCAGGTGTATTCTCCATTGTGCTGGAAGGTATTATCGATTCAGCGGCTGAGGAAATCACAAAAAATGTGGATGTACCGACAATCGGAATTGGCGCAGGCAAATATTGCGACGGTCAGATACTCGTTTATCATGATGTTTTCGGAATGTTTGATGATTTTGTGCCCAAATTTGTGAAAAAATATGCAGATACCAAATCTGTTTTACTTGATGCGGCTAAGCAATATATAAAAGAAGTGAAAAGTTCAGATTTTCCCGATGACGAACATTCTTTTAAGGCTAAAAAATGA
- the panC gene encoding pantoate--beta-alanine ligase, with protein MKILHKIKDVRNFVKEEKGKNKSIGLVPTMGFLHQGHLELVNKSLADNDITVVSIFVNPAQFGPNEDFESYPRDFNRDVSLLKEKGVDCVFAPPVDEMYPENFATKVVVRGLTETLCGAKRPGHFEGVATVVTKLLNINDADRAYFGKKDYQQLKVIEQFVKDLNINTKIKGITIVREKDGLAVSSRNIYLSDDERKSALSLVKSFDVVQNLLDEGERDADVIRERVIDFISGFRNTNIDYVSIVDPETLEYKGLIKDKFLLALAVYVGKARLIDNKIFEV; from the coding sequence ATGAAAATACTGCATAAAATAAAAGATGTCAGAAATTTTGTAAAAGAAGAGAAAGGAAAAAATAAATCAATAGGGCTGGTTCCAACGATGGGATTTTTGCATCAGGGACATCTTGAATTGGTTAATAAATCTTTGGCTGATAATGATATTACAGTTGTTAGTATTTTTGTTAATCCGGCACAGTTCGGTCCCAATGAGGATTTTGAAAGTTATCCCAGAGATTTTAACCGGGATGTTTCTCTACTTAAGGAAAAAGGTGTGGATTGTGTCTTTGCTCCGCCCGTTGATGAAATGTATCCGGAAAATTTTGCTACCAAGGTCGTTGTCAGAGGGCTCACGGAGACTCTTTGTGGCGCCAAACGTCCGGGTCACTTTGAAGGTGTGGCCACAGTTGTTACCAAACTTTTGAATATTAACGATGCTGACAGAGCATATTTTGGCAAGAAAGATTATCAGCAGTTGAAAGTAATTGAGCAGTTTGTAAAAGATTTAAACATAAACACAAAAATCAAAGGTATCACCATTGTCAGAGAAAAAGACGGTCTGGCGGTAAGTTCAAGAAACATTTATCTGTCCGACGATGAAAGAAAGTCGGCACTGTCCCTGGTAAAATCTTTTGATGTCGTGCAGAACCTCCTTGATGAAGGTGAAAGGGATGCTGATGTTATCAGAGAAAGGGTAATTGATTTTATCTCAGGTTTTAGAAATACGAATATTGACTATGTTTCCATTGTGGATCCTGAAACACTTGAATATAAAGGATTGATAAAAGATAAATTTTTGCTGGCATTGGCTGTTTATGTAGGAAAAGCAAGGCTAATAGATAATAAAATATTTGAGGTGTAA
- the panD gene encoding aspartate 1-decarboxylase encodes MLREMFKSKIHRATVTDADLNYEGSITIDKDLMDAAGIYTYEKVEIYNINNGARFATYTIDGERGSGEICLNGAAARHVQKGDLVIIASYAMYNEEELENYEPVVIQVDEFNTPKNTQTASV; translated from the coding sequence ATGCTGAGAGAAATGTTTAAGTCAAAGATTCACAGAGCAACAGTTACAGATGCAGACCTTAACTATGAGGGCAGTATAACCATCGATAAAGATTTGATGGATGCAGCCGGCATCTATACTTATGAAAAGGTCGAAATTTACAATATCAATAACGGAGCAAGGTTTGCCACTTATACTATTGACGGTGAAAGAGGAAGTGGTGAAATATGTCTCAACGGTGCCGCTGCCAGACATGTTCAGAAGGGCGACCTCGTTATAATTGCTTCGTATGCAATGTATAATGAAGAAGAACTTGAAAATTATGAGCCTGTTGTCATTCAGGTTGATGAGTTTAACACGCCGAAAAATACCCAGACTGCTTCTGTCTGA
- the recG gene encoding ATP-dependent DNA helicase RecG has protein sequence MQSVSNIKKILKTLDLSSQDLINNPKKYFTHLAEELKKVSPLLAGKLNDILNNENPDILSLEKIIQEVNILVSSNKSIRDSFQKLTISIENIDGVGPKTASSLKKNGIETLQDVILHFPYKYELVDTDLKSEKLFITGVLSSKNVIKTKYGKRIFQAVFKCDDGYYYGIWFNFSRKYPDPVLSIGKEYSLYGKYTNFNGKPSVIHPVFVDKSDRGQVKTYYSLPGNVKNQSFVKIVRRAFTYTGSDIVETLPEKIIAKYDFPDIKNALHTIHFPEKAKDITLLNENRHPAFIRFVYEELFYLQLGLLIKKSNYNKIYGIKYDVKQEYLDDIKKYIPFKLTTAQRRVLADIFNDMKSEHQMNRLLQGDVGSGKTIVAFIAALVAVKNGYQVAIIAPTEVLAEQHFINLIHFLKNDYAVSLLTGSTPKNEKQNDMVNIKDGNVDFVVGTHAVIRDDVEFKNLGFAIIDEQHRFGVLQRKNLVDKGYNPDILLMTATPIPRTLALTFYGDLNVSIIDEMPPGRSPVKTKSFSANNFDNVLELTEKELEKGNRAYFIYPLIDESEKIDLKDATKNFEYISSRFSGYNVALLHGRMKASEKNSLMTEFKNGNIDVLVSTTVVEVGVDIPDATVMVIENAERFGLSQLHQLRGRVGRSNKKSYCYLVYSDKISDDGKTRLNSMVSTNDGFKLSEVDLEIRGPGDFFGTRQSGLPEFRFSNIVRDVPILNKARNDADNILKYDPFLEKPEHIVLKEILHFRWKQALDLTNIG, from the coding sequence ATGCAATCTGTCTCTAATATTAAAAAGATTCTTAAAACTCTGGATTTAAGCAGTCAGGATTTGATAAATAATCCGAAAAAATATTTTACTCATTTGGCTGAGGAATTAAAAAAGGTTTCGCCTCTTTTGGCCGGCAAATTAAATGATATTCTGAATAATGAAAATCCCGATATTTTGTCTCTTGAAAAAATTATTCAGGAAGTAAATATCCTGGTTTCCAGTAACAAGTCCATAAGAGACAGTTTTCAAAAACTGACAATAAGTATAGAAAATATAGACGGAGTAGGCCCGAAAACGGCATCTTCTCTGAAAAAAAACGGTATAGAGACACTGCAGGATGTTATCCTTCATTTTCCGTACAAATATGAGCTCGTTGATACCGATTTGAAGTCAGAAAAGCTTTTCATTACAGGTGTGTTGTCTTCCAAAAATGTTATAAAAACAAAATATGGAAAAAGAATATTTCAGGCTGTATTCAAATGTGACGACGGGTATTATTACGGCATATGGTTTAACTTTTCCAGAAAATATCCGGATCCTGTACTTTCAATCGGAAAAGAATATTCTCTTTATGGTAAATATACAAATTTTAACGGTAAGCCCTCTGTTATTCATCCTGTCTTTGTGGATAAAAGTGACCGGGGACAGGTGAAAACATATTACAGTTTACCGGGGAATGTTAAGAATCAATCGTTTGTAAAAATTGTACGCAGAGCATTTACTTACACCGGAAGCGATATTGTTGAAACACTTCCTGAGAAAATTATAGCAAAATATGATTTTCCGGATATAAAGAATGCGCTTCACACAATCCATTTTCCTGAAAAGGCAAAAGATATAACTCTGTTAAATGAAAACCGTCATCCGGCATTTATACGGTTTGTGTATGAAGAGTTGTTTTATCTTCAACTGGGGCTCCTTATAAAAAAATCCAATTATAACAAAATATACGGAATAAAATATGATGTAAAACAGGAATATCTTGATGACATAAAAAAATATATTCCGTTCAAGCTGACTACTGCCCAAAGGCGGGTTTTGGCAGATATCTTTAATGACATGAAATCAGAGCATCAGATGAACAGGCTGCTGCAGGGTGATGTGGGAAGCGGGAAAACTATTGTTGCTTTTATCGCCGCTCTTGTTGCTGTGAAAAACGGTTACCAGGTTGCTATTATTGCACCCACTGAAGTTCTTGCCGAGCAGCATTTTATAAATCTTATCCATTTTTTGAAAAATGATTACGCAGTATCACTGTTAACAGGCTCAACTCCGAAAAATGAAAAACAGAATGATATGGTAAATATCAAAGATGGGAATGTTGATTTTGTTGTGGGAACCCACGCCGTTATCCGGGATGACGTGGAATTCAAAAATCTGGGCTTTGCAATAATCGACGAGCAGCACAGGTTTGGTGTGTTACAGAGGAAAAACCTTGTGGATAAAGGGTATAACCCCGATATACTCCTGATGACGGCTACACCTATCCCCCGAACACTTGCGCTGACGTTTTACGGAGATCTCAATGTCTCCATTATTGATGAAATGCCTCCCGGCCGTTCCCCTGTTAAAACAAAAAGTTTCTCCGCTAATAATTTTGATAATGTCCTTGAGCTAACTGAGAAAGAGCTGGAGAAAGGCAACAGAGCATACTTTATTTACCCCTTAATCGATGAGAGTGAAAAAATTGATTTAAAAGATGCAACCAAAAATTTTGAATACATTAGTTCGCGTTTTAGCGGTTACAATGTTGCACTTTTGCACGGAAGGATGAAAGCCTCTGAAAAAAACAGCCTTATGACTGAATTTAAAAACGGAAATATCGATGTACTCGTCTCAACCACAGTAGTAGAGGTTGGAGTGGATATACCGGATGCAACTGTCATGGTTATAGAAAATGCAGAACGTTTTGGTCTTTCCCAGTTACATCAGCTGAGGGGCAGGGTGGGCAGAAGCAATAAAAAATCGTACTGTTATCTTGTTTATTCGGATAAAATTTCAGATGACGGCAAAACACGTCTTAATTCCATGGTATCCACAAATGACGGGTTTAAACTTTCGGAAGTGGATTTGGAAATACGGGGGCCGGGAGATTTTTTTGGTACCCGTCAGTCAGGGCTACCAGAGTTTAGATTTTCGAATATTGTCAGAGATGTCCCGATATTGAACAAAGCGCGGAACGATGCGGATAATATTCTGAAATATGACCCGTTTCTGGAAAAGCCGGAGCATATTGTTTTGAAAGAAATTTTACATTTCAGATGGAAGCAGGCTTTGGATTTAACGAACATTGGCTGA
- a CDS encoding SWIM zinc finger family protein — protein sequence MQLLKLTEEQLKNISSGITLQRAENYVGKFYECEIEGNRLRGKIKGNHGVYNVELIIDSDPLDFKCDCSSSKEMFCKHAAALGLTYIYTPWVFTTEEELDRNKISTTGELQFYLKSVKLKDLVDELKRCCIGVSALADLTGISLQQLSMIIKDDQNGKNHTLTIPLKLSCLYLIERGVEAE from the coding sequence ATGCAGCTTTTAAAATTAACGGAAGAGCAACTGAAGAACATTTCCAGCGGAATCACCCTGCAGAGGGCAGAAAATTATGTGGGTAAATTTTACGAATGTGAAATTGAGGGAAACAGGTTGAGAGGAAAAATAAAAGGGAACCATGGAGTATATAATGTTGAACTGATAATTGATTCAGACCCACTTGATTTTAAATGTGACTGTTCATCATCAAAGGAAATGTTTTGTAAGCACGCTGCTGCATTGGGCTTAACATATATTTATACACCCTGGGTTTTCACTACTGAAGAAGAGCTCGACAGAAATAAAATATCCACCACCGGAGAACTTCAATTTTATTTGAAATCAGTAAAGCTGAAGGATCTTGTGGATGAGTTAAAAAGATGCTGCATTGGAGTATCAGCACTGGCTGATTTGACGGGAATTTCACTTCAGCAGCTGTCCATGATTATCAAAGATGACCAGAACGGCAAAAACCATACATTGACCATTCCCCTTAAACTTTCCTGCCTTTATCTTATTGAAAGGGGTGTGGAGGCTGAATAA
- a CDS encoding DEAD/DEAH box helicase, with product MIDNVIRYIKNGKFASSLVFEREIPSKPPALVDYKEDVESLLLHSALEKFGIKSLYSHQTDAYQAIKSGRDTLITTPAASGKTLCYNLPIMEDMINNPSVKALYLFPIKALGYDQKKAFENLAEQIPLGEKLTAEIVDGDTGKQKRRKILKTPPNVIISNLDIIHYSMLPGISEWRNFLDNLKYVVIDEIHTYKGIFGTQAYNLLQRFLRLVPNVQFVCASATIGNPVDLVENFTGRKFYHINENGAETGEKNVLIFNPDIPESALAQYLLKINLDSGVKTICFTKSRKQTEKIYAKLVAGDPSRKNVVSSYRAGFLPEERRKIEQAFHKDTLKAVVATSAIEMGIDVGGVDSTILVGYPGSLMSLWQRAGRSGRSSKDSLICLITSKDALDQYYAKNPEELFTDKYEVVTIDRENTNINSKHILCAANEKPVEKNERYYDIMKNDIEKLASEGKLFTDRDGLKYVSLERYPHKNVDFRMAGDTYTLVCNGIVIGTNSGRRLYTEHFENAVYLHRGDYFIVKRVDHNKKEIYLDPFRGNYYTMPKINKETMILSKVMDSDDKNIHAGFCNLQVSEQLTGYDKISGKTGEKLQTIDLEKEPVQFETKGFYLIVTEEAREKVEENNFNFMGSIHALEHSLIAMAPSFILCDRSDIAGISYPLHPQLESSAVFIYDSYAGGAGICSRVFEIIRPLLVRTLKMIKSCDCEEGCPSCIYSPKCGSGNYPLDKKGAEFLIEYLLQENTGDAGKSDIKETFTNIKNMPEKDDDVLVFDVETKYSADEVGGWKKADKMGISALVAYSMIHEKYYIYEENDIGDFIEKLSAAKAVIGFNIINFDFKVISGYAKDTPEDFNRILKTVIKIDLLQDIRNITGRRFSLDNLAQATINAQKSADGLQALKWYKEGEIKKIIDYCKIDVDVTRDLFLYGINHNKIYAAVNELIVQIPVNWKHYHRLYLSQHTAG from the coding sequence ATGATTGATAATGTAATAAGATATATTAAAAACGGCAAATTTGCTTCGAGTCTTGTTTTTGAGCGGGAAATTCCATCCAAGCCCCCTGCTCTGGTTGACTACAAAGAAGATGTTGAATCTCTGCTTCTTCATTCAGCTCTGGAAAAATTCGGGATAAAGTCCTTATACTCCCACCAGACAGATGCTTATCAGGCCATTAAATCAGGCCGTGACACATTAATAACGACCCCGGCAGCTTCAGGGAAAACATTGTGTTACAACCTTCCCATTATGGAAGATATGATAAACAATCCGTCTGTAAAAGCCCTTTATCTTTTTCCAATAAAAGCTCTCGGTTACGATCAGAAAAAAGCATTCGAAAATCTTGCTGAGCAGATACCTCTGGGAGAGAAGCTTACAGCAGAGATTGTAGACGGGGATACAGGGAAACAAAAAAGACGGAAAATTTTAAAAACCCCGCCCAACGTTATTATCTCAAATCTGGATATTATCCATTACAGTATGCTTCCCGGAATATCCGAATGGCGGAATTTCCTTGATAATCTCAAATATGTTGTAATCGATGAAATCCACACTTATAAAGGCATCTTCGGCACACAGGCATACAATCTGCTTCAAAGGTTTCTTCGCTTAGTTCCCAATGTGCAGTTTGTATGTGCATCAGCCACCATTGGTAATCCGGTGGATTTGGTTGAAAATTTTACTGGACGTAAATTTTATCATATAAATGAAAATGGTGCCGAAACAGGGGAAAAAAATGTCTTAATTTTTAATCCGGACATTCCTGAGTCTGCGCTTGCCCAATACCTTCTGAAAATTAATCTTGATTCCGGAGTCAAGACCATCTGTTTCACAAAATCCAGAAAACAGACGGAAAAAATTTATGCCAAGCTTGTAGCAGGTGATCCCTCCCGGAAAAATGTTGTTTCCTCATACAGAGCCGGCTTTCTTCCCGAAGAAAGACGTAAAATCGAGCAGGCTTTTCATAAGGATACGTTAAAAGCTGTTGTGGCAACTTCCGCTATCGAAATGGGGATAGATGTCGGCGGTGTGGATTCAACAATACTGGTGGGATACCCGGGATCATTAATGAGTCTCTGGCAGAGAGCCGGACGTTCAGGACGAAGCAGTAAAGATTCACTTATCTGCCTGATAACTTCTAAAGACGCTTTGGACCAATATTACGCGAAAAATCCTGAGGAGCTTTTCACCGATAAATACGAAGTGGTGACTATCGACAGGGAAAACACGAATATCAACAGCAAACACATACTCTGTGCAGCTAATGAAAAGCCAGTTGAAAAGAATGAGCGGTATTATGATATCATGAAAAACGATATAGAAAAACTTGCTTCGGAAGGTAAACTTTTCACAGATAGGGACGGACTTAAATACGTATCCCTGGAAAGATATCCTCATAAAAATGTTGATTTCAGGATGGCCGGAGACACATATACACTTGTATGCAACGGCATCGTAATAGGTACCAATTCCGGTAGAAGGCTGTACACAGAGCACTTTGAAAATGCTGTTTATCTTCATCGGGGAGATTACTTTATCGTTAAACGTGTTGATCACAATAAAAAAGAGATTTATTTGGATCCTTTCAGGGGAAATTATTATACAATGCCCAAAATAAACAAAGAAACCATGATTTTATCCAAAGTGATGGATTCTGATGATAAAAATATACATGCCGGATTTTGTAATCTTCAGGTTTCCGAACAGCTGACAGGATATGATAAGATTTCGGGTAAAACCGGAGAAAAACTCCAGACAATTGATTTGGAAAAAGAACCGGTGCAGTTTGAAACAAAAGGTTTTTATCTTATTGTGACAGAGGAAGCCAGAGAAAAAGTAGAGGAAAATAATTTTAATTTCATGGGTAGTATTCATGCACTGGAGCACTCGCTTATTGCTATGGCGCCTTCTTTTATACTGTGTGACCGCTCCGACATTGCCGGTATTTCATACCCGTTACACCCTCAGCTGGAATCTTCAGCTGTTTTTATTTATGATTCGTATGCAGGCGGGGCGGGAATATGCAGCAGGGTTTTTGAAATAATCAGACCCCTTCTCGTAAGGACATTGAAAATGATAAAATCCTGTGATTGTGAAGAAGGCTGCCCATCTTGTATTTATTCACCTAAGTGCGGGTCCGGAAATTATCCTCTGGATAAAAAAGGTGCAGAATTCCTTATTGAATATTTACTGCAAGAGAACACCGGTGATGCAGGTAAAAGTGATATTAAAGAAACGTTTACCAACATAAAAAATATGCCTGAAAAAGATGATGATGTGCTTGTTTTCGATGTGGAGACAAAATATTCGGCCGACGAAGTGGGAGGTTGGAAAAAAGCTGATAAAATGGGAATTTCAGCACTTGTGGCATATTCCATGATTCATGAAAAATACTATATTTATGAAGAAAATGATATAGGAGACTTTATTGAAAAACTGTCTGCAGCAAAAGCGGTTATCGGTTTTAATATTATCAATTTTGATTTCAAAGTAATTTCAGGCTATGCAAAAGATACACCTGAAGATTTCAACAGGATTCTAAAAACTGTGATAAAGATTGATTTACTTCAGGACATACGAAACATCACCGGACGCCGTTTTTCTCTGGACAATCTTGCCCAGGCAACAATTAATGCCCAAAAATCGGCTGACGGACTGCAGGCATTGAAATGGTATAAAGAAGGAGAGATAAAAAAAATAATCGATTACTGCAAAATCGATGTCGATGTTACCCGTGATCTTTTCCTGTACGGCATAAACCACAATAAAATATATGCCGCGGTAAATGAACTTATTGTCCAAATCCCCGTAAACTGGAAACATTATCACAGATTATATTTATCTCAGCATACAGCCGGATAA